The Kitasatospora paranensis genome has a window encoding:
- the trpS gene encoding tryptophan--tRNA ligase: MVNAAVAGPAQDRPRVLSGIQPTSGSFHLGNYLGAVQQWVALQDANDAFYMVVDLHAITVEQDPAVLRENTRISAAQLLGAGLDPERCTLFVQSHVPEHAQLGWVMNCLTGFGEAARMTQFKDKSAKQGNDRTTVGLFTYPILQIADILLYQADLVPVGEDQRQHLELTRDLADRFNTRYAPTFTVPKPYILKETAKILDLQDPTAKMSKSASSAKGLVNLLDEPKASAKKFKSAVTDTGTVVSYDEEGKPGVSNLLRIHSALSGQSVEQLVAHFEGKMYGALKTELADLFTEWVTPFQARTKGYLDDPAELDRVLGLGAEKAREVASETLATVYDRIGFLAPKR; encoded by the coding sequence ATGGTCAACGCAGCGGTCGCAGGTCCGGCACAGGACCGTCCCCGGGTGCTCTCCGGGATCCAGCCCACCTCGGGCTCGTTCCACCTCGGCAACTACCTGGGCGCCGTCCAGCAGTGGGTCGCCCTGCAGGACGCCAACGACGCGTTCTACATGGTCGTCGACCTGCACGCGATCACCGTCGAGCAGGACCCGGCGGTGCTCCGCGAGAACACCCGGATCTCCGCGGCCCAGCTGCTCGGCGCCGGGCTCGACCCCGAGCGCTGCACCCTCTTCGTCCAGTCCCACGTGCCCGAGCACGCCCAGCTCGGCTGGGTGATGAACTGCCTCACCGGCTTCGGCGAGGCCGCCCGGATGACCCAGTTCAAGGACAAGTCCGCCAAGCAGGGCAACGACCGCACCACCGTCGGCCTGTTCACCTACCCGATCCTGCAGATCGCCGACATCCTGCTCTACCAGGCCGACCTCGTCCCGGTCGGCGAGGACCAGCGCCAGCACCTGGAGCTCACCCGCGACCTCGCGGACCGCTTCAACACCCGCTACGCGCCCACCTTCACCGTCCCGAAGCCGTACATCCTCAAGGAGACGGCGAAGATCCTGGACCTCCAGGACCCGACGGCCAAGATGAGCAAGTCGGCCTCCTCGGCCAAGGGCCTGGTCAACCTGCTGGACGAGCCCAAGGCCAGCGCCAAGAAGTTCAAGAGCGCCGTCACCGACACCGGCACCGTCGTCAGCTACGACGAGGAGGGCAAGCCCGGCGTCTCCAACCTGCTGCGCATCCACTCCGCGCTCAGCGGCCAGTCCGTGGAGCAGCTGGTCGCGCACTTCGAGGGCAAGATGTACGGCGCGCTCAAGACCGAGCTGGCCGACCTGTTCACGGAGTGGGTCACCCCGTTCCAGGCCCGCACCAAGGGCTACCTGGACGACCCGGCCGAGCTGGACCGGGTGCTGGGCCTCGGCGCCGAGAAGGCCCGCGAGGTCGCCTCGGAGACGCTCGCCACGGTCTACGACCGCATCGGCTTCCTGGCGCCCAAGCGCTGA
- a CDS encoding hemolysin family protein: protein MTEIIEDAALVLVFILLGGLFNVAEISLISLREGQIRALEAAGTRRASRAAHLAADPNRFLAAVQVGVTCMGFLSAAFGADTLSGKLAPVFVDLGLSEGVADTVALVGLTLVISYVSLVLGELTPKRIGLQRADSIALLAAPVVDVMSAVLRPAIWLLGHSTNLMVRLLGGDPKAGRGVMSSEELRGLVAANTELGSDERALINDVFAAGERQLREVMKPRTEVTFLDADRLVSEVRPETDIAPHSRYPVVEGSYDAVTGFVHVRDLYGARVDPAARVSDLARPVKLLPATKRVLEAMGEMRREGHHLAIVVDEYGGTAGIVTLEDLVEEVIGEIRDEYDAQDTTATRRLAGGGMELDGLLNLADFTGETGVALPEGPYETVAGYLVRMLGRLPRQGDQVATEEGVLLTVAKLDGRRIERIRVSAVTLTEPPGADVS, encoded by the coding sequence GTGACCGAAATCATCGAGGACGCCGCACTCGTCCTCGTCTTCATCCTGCTGGGCGGCCTGTTCAACGTCGCCGAGATCTCGCTGATCTCGCTGCGGGAGGGACAGATCCGCGCCCTGGAGGCCGCCGGCACCCGCCGCGCCTCCCGCGCCGCGCACCTCGCCGCCGACCCCAACCGCTTCCTCGCCGCCGTCCAGGTCGGCGTGACCTGCATGGGCTTCCTGTCCGCCGCGTTCGGCGCCGACACGCTGTCCGGCAAGCTCGCCCCGGTCTTCGTCGACCTGGGCCTCTCCGAGGGCGTCGCCGACACCGTCGCGCTCGTCGGCCTCACCCTGGTGATCAGCTACGTCTCGCTCGTCCTCGGTGAGCTCACCCCCAAGCGGATCGGACTGCAGCGCGCCGATTCCATCGCACTGCTCGCCGCGCCCGTGGTCGACGTCATGTCGGCGGTGCTGCGCCCGGCGATCTGGCTGCTCGGCCACTCCACCAACCTGATGGTCCGCCTGCTCGGCGGCGACCCGAAGGCCGGCCGCGGCGTGATGAGCTCCGAGGAGCTCCGCGGCCTGGTCGCCGCCAACACCGAACTCGGCAGCGACGAACGGGCGCTGATCAACGACGTGTTCGCGGCCGGCGAGCGCCAGCTGCGCGAGGTCATGAAGCCCCGCACCGAGGTGACCTTCCTCGACGCCGACCGGCTGGTCTCCGAGGTCCGCCCGGAGACCGATATCGCCCCGCACTCCCGCTACCCGGTGGTCGAGGGCTCGTACGACGCGGTCACCGGCTTCGTGCACGTCCGCGACCTCTACGGCGCGCGCGTCGACCCCGCCGCCCGGGTCAGCGACCTGGCCCGCCCGGTGAAGCTGCTGCCGGCCACCAAGCGGGTCCTGGAGGCGATGGGCGAGATGCGCCGCGAGGGCCACCACCTGGCGATCGTCGTCGACGAGTACGGCGGCACCGCCGGCATCGTCACCCTGGAGGACCTCGTCGAGGAGGTCATCGGCGAGATCCGCGACGAGTACGACGCCCAGGACACCACCGCCACCCGCCGGCTGGCCGGCGGCGGCATGGAGCTCGACGGGCTGCTCAACCTCGCCGACTTCACCGGCGAGACCGGCGTCGCCCTGCCCGAGGGCCCCTACGAGACGGTCGCCGGCTACCTCGTGCGGATGCTCGGCCGGCTGCCCCGCCAGGGCGACCAGGTCGCCACCGAGGAGGGCGTCCTGCTGACCGTCGCCAAGCTCGACGGGCGCCGGATCGAGCGGATCCGGGTGAGTGCGGTCACACTGACCGAACCTCCGGGGGCGGATGTTTCCTGA
- a CDS encoding malate dehydrogenase: protein MTRTPVNVTVTGAAGQIGYALLFRIASGHLLGADVPVNLRLLEIPQGLKAAEGVAMELDDCAFPLLRGITITDSAATAFDGANVGLLVGARPRTAGMERGDLLQANGGIFGPQGKAINDHAADDIKVLVVGNPANTNALIAQRNAPDVPAERFTAMTRLDHNRAVAQLAKKAGVTVDDVKKVTIWGNHSATQYPDLFQAEIAGKSGFEATGSDQAWVENDFIPTVAKRGAAIIEVRGASSAASAANAAIDHVHTWVNGTPAGDWTSMGIVSDGSYGVPEGLISSFPVTTKDGKFEIVQGLELSDFSRARIDASVAELAEERDAVQQLGLI, encoded by the coding sequence ATGACTCGCACCCCCGTCAACGTCACCGTCACCGGAGCGGCCGGCCAGATCGGCTACGCGCTGCTCTTCCGCATCGCCTCGGGCCACCTGCTCGGTGCCGACGTGCCGGTGAACCTCCGCCTCCTGGAGATCCCGCAGGGCCTCAAGGCCGCTGAGGGCGTCGCCATGGAGCTCGACGACTGCGCGTTCCCGCTGCTGCGCGGCATCACCATCACCGACAGCGCCGCCACCGCCTTCGACGGCGCCAACGTGGGCCTGCTGGTCGGCGCCCGCCCGCGCACCGCCGGCATGGAGCGCGGCGACCTGCTGCAGGCCAACGGCGGCATCTTCGGCCCGCAGGGCAAGGCCATCAACGACCACGCCGCGGACGACATCAAGGTCCTGGTCGTCGGCAACCCGGCCAACACCAACGCCCTGATCGCCCAGCGCAACGCCCCGGACGTGCCGGCCGAGCGCTTCACCGCGATGACCCGCCTCGACCACAACCGCGCCGTCGCGCAGCTCGCCAAGAAGGCCGGCGTGACCGTCGACGACGTCAAGAAGGTCACCATCTGGGGCAACCACTCCGCGACCCAGTACCCCGACCTGTTCCAGGCCGAGATCGCCGGCAAGAGCGGCTTCGAGGCCACCGGCTCGGACCAGGCCTGGGTCGAGAACGACTTCATCCCGACCGTCGCCAAGCGCGGTGCGGCGATCATCGAGGTCCGTGGCGCCTCCTCGGCCGCCTCGGCCGCCAACGCCGCCATCGACCACGTCCACACCTGGGTCAACGGCACCCCGGCCGGCGACTGGACGTCCATGGGCATCGTCTCCGACGGCTCGTACGGCGTCCCGGAGGGCCTGATCTCCTCCTTCCCGGTCACCACCAAGGACGGCAAGTTCGAGATCGTCCAGGGCCTGGAGCTCTCCGACTTCTCGCGCGCCCGCATCGACGCCTCGGTCGCCGAGCTCGCCGAGGAGCGCGACGCGGTGCAGCAGCTCGGCCTGATCTGA
- a CDS encoding DUF3017 domain-containing protein has translation MPVRQWPITLVLAVAALGIAVTWFGDFKYGLMLVGGSLLLAAVLRLTVPEVGMLAVRSRFTDVGVLTFLGGAIVLLTLVAQPDPWLHLSVLDHLGSLIGRPRG, from the coding sequence CTGCCCGTCCGGCAGTGGCCGATAACGCTGGTCCTGGCGGTGGCGGCGCTGGGCATCGCCGTCACCTGGTTCGGCGACTTCAAGTACGGGCTGATGCTGGTCGGAGGCTCGCTGCTGCTGGCCGCCGTGCTGCGCCTCACGGTGCCCGAGGTGGGGATGCTGGCCGTCCGCAGCCGCTTCACCGACGTGGGCGTGCTGACCTTCCTCGGCGGCGCCATCGTGCTGCTCACCCTGGTGGCGCAGCCCGATCCGTGGCTCCACCTGTCGGTGCTGGACCACCTGGGCTCGCTGATCGGCCGGCCGCGCGGCTGA
- a CDS encoding bifunctional methylenetetrahydrofolate dehydrogenase/methenyltetrahydrofolate cyclohydrolase, whose amino-acid sequence MTAQILDGKATAAAIKSELAVRVAALKERGIVPGLGTVLVGDDPGSRWYVNGKHKDCAEVGIASIQRELPATASQQDVEDVVRELNADPACTGYIVQLPLPKGLDPNPVLELMDPDKDADGLHPTSLGRLALGIEGPLPCTPLGIVELLRRHQVEINGAEVVVLGRGVTVGRSIGLLLTRKSENATVTLCHTGTRDLAYHLRKADIVVAAAGVPHLVKPEDVKPGAAVLDVGVSRSEGKIVGDVHPGVAEVAAWISPNPGGVGPMTRAMLLNNIVVAAERRADG is encoded by the coding sequence ATGACTGCCCAGATTCTCGATGGCAAGGCCACCGCGGCCGCGATCAAGTCCGAACTCGCCGTCCGCGTGGCGGCCCTCAAGGAGCGGGGCATCGTCCCCGGTCTCGGCACCGTCCTGGTCGGCGACGACCCGGGCAGCCGCTGGTACGTCAACGGCAAGCACAAGGACTGCGCCGAGGTCGGCATCGCCTCCATCCAGCGCGAACTGCCCGCCACCGCGAGCCAGCAGGACGTCGAGGACGTCGTCCGCGAGCTCAACGCCGACCCCGCCTGCACCGGCTACATCGTGCAGCTGCCGCTGCCCAAGGGCCTCGACCCGAACCCGGTCCTGGAGCTGATGGACCCGGACAAGGACGCCGACGGCCTGCACCCGACCTCGCTCGGCCGACTCGCGCTCGGCATCGAGGGCCCGCTGCCCTGCACCCCGCTCGGCATCGTCGAGCTGCTCCGCCGCCACCAGGTCGAGATCAACGGGGCCGAGGTCGTCGTGCTCGGCCGCGGTGTCACCGTCGGCCGCTCGATCGGCCTGCTGCTCACCCGCAAGAGTGAGAACGCCACCGTCACCCTCTGCCACACCGGCACCCGCGACCTGGCCTACCACCTGCGCAAGGCCGACATCGTCGTGGCCGCCGCCGGTGTGCCGCACCTGGTGAAGCCGGAGGACGTCAAGCCCGGCGCGGCCGTGCTGGACGTCGGCGTCAGTCGCAGCGAGGGCAAGATCGTCGGCGACGTCCACCCGGGCGTGGCCGAGGTGGCCGCCTGGATCTCCCCGAACCCGGGCGGCGTCGGCCCGATGACCCGCGCCATGCTGCTCAACAACATCGTCGTGGCGGCCGAGCGCCGCGCCGACGGCTGA
- a CDS encoding DUF2752 domain-containing protein — MGELHDAHDPGVLCMLRRFTGIPCPGCGSTTVFIEAGHGHWSAALAANPVTVVAAVGLLIAPLGPGRWWWGLSPRHRNVLIGAAAVISWTWQLHRLGISRP; from the coding sequence GTGGGCGAACTTCACGACGCCCACGACCCCGGCGTGCTCTGCATGCTGCGCCGTTTCACCGGCATCCCCTGCCCCGGCTGCGGCAGCACGACCGTCTTCATCGAGGCCGGACACGGCCACTGGTCGGCCGCGCTGGCCGCCAATCCGGTCACCGTGGTGGCCGCCGTCGGTCTGCTGATCGCCCCGCTCGGCCCCGGCCGCTGGTGGTGGGGGCTGTCCCCGCGACACCGCAACGTGCTGATCGGCGCAGCCGCCGTCATCTCCTGGACGTGGCAGCTGCACCGTCTCGGCATCTCCCGGCCCTGA
- a CDS encoding RDD family protein encodes MQAFYAGWGSRVAALIVDFLIIGVVPGILYGIGIGMTVGSANCTTDPVTYHTSCSGGGGSAFGSILIAIGGLIALAGALWLLYQEGTTGQTPGKKMVNIRVLREADGQPIGFGMAIVRRICHAVDEFACCVGFLWPLWDAKKQTFADKIMGTVVVKSQ; translated from the coding sequence GTGCAGGCCTTCTACGCGGGCTGGGGCTCGCGGGTGGCCGCCCTCATCGTCGACTTCCTGATCATCGGTGTGGTGCCGGGCATCCTGTACGGCATCGGCATCGGCATGACCGTGGGCTCGGCCAACTGCACCACCGACCCGGTGACCTACCACACCAGCTGCAGCGGCGGTGGCGGCTCCGCCTTCGGCTCGATCCTGATCGCGATCGGCGGCCTGATCGCCCTCGCGGGCGCCCTGTGGCTGCTGTACCAGGAGGGCACCACCGGCCAGACCCCGGGCAAGAAGATGGTGAACATCCGCGTCCTGCGCGAGGCCGACGGCCAGCCGATCGGGTTCGGCATGGCCATCGTCCGCCGGATCTGCCACGCGGTGGACGAGTTCGCCTGCTGCGTCGGCTTCCTGTGGCCGCTCTGGGACGCCAAGAAGCAGACCTTTGCGGACAAGATCATGGGCACCGTGGTCGTCAAGTCGCAGTGA
- the purH gene encoding bifunctional phosphoribosylaminoimidazolecarboxamide formyltransferase/IMP cyclohydrolase, translating into MYDKTGLEELAQGLHAAGVTIVSTGSTAGRIAAAGVPVTEVSELTGFPECLDGRVKTLHPRVHAGVLADLRLESHRAQLAELGVEPFDLVVVNLYPFKATVASGATPDECVEQIDIGGPSMVRAAAKNHPSVAVVVDPARYGDVLNAVQGGGFDLLTRKRLAATAFAHTAAYDVAVASWFEESGYTESDEAFPAFLGATWDRQNVLRYGENPHQQAALYTDGTGGLAGAEQLHGKEMSYNNYMDTDAARRAAYDHAEPAVAIIKHANPCGIATGADVAEAHRKAHECDPVSAYGGVIAVNRPVTVELAEQIAPIFTEVVVAPGYEDGALEVLTKKKNLRVLRAPEAPADGLEVRRISGGVLLQQVDKVDAAGDDPSTWTLATGEALGEAELAELAFAWRACRAVKSNAILLAKDGASVGVGMGQVNRVDSCKLAVERAGERAKGAYAASDAFFPFADGLEILVAGGVKAVVQPGGSIRDEEVVAAAAAAGVTMYLTGTRHFFH; encoded by the coding sequence GTGTACGACAAGACCGGTCTGGAGGAGCTGGCCCAGGGCCTGCACGCCGCCGGGGTCACCATCGTCTCCACCGGCTCCACCGCCGGCCGGATCGCCGCCGCCGGCGTCCCGGTGACCGAGGTCTCCGAGCTGACCGGCTTCCCCGAGTGCCTGGACGGGCGCGTCAAGACGCTGCACCCCCGCGTGCACGCCGGCGTCCTCGCCGACCTGCGCCTCGAGTCGCACCGCGCGCAGCTGGCCGAGCTCGGCGTCGAGCCGTTCGACCTGGTCGTGGTGAACCTCTACCCGTTCAAGGCCACCGTCGCCTCCGGCGCCACCCCGGACGAGTGCGTCGAGCAGATCGACATCGGCGGCCCCTCGATGGTCCGCGCGGCCGCCAAGAACCACCCCTCGGTCGCGGTCGTCGTCGACCCCGCCCGCTACGGCGACGTGCTGAACGCCGTCCAGGGCGGCGGCTTCGACCTGCTGACCCGCAAGCGCCTGGCGGCCACCGCCTTCGCGCACACCGCCGCCTACGACGTGGCCGTCGCCTCCTGGTTCGAGGAGTCCGGCTACACCGAGAGCGACGAGGCCTTCCCCGCCTTCCTCGGCGCCACCTGGGACCGCCAGAACGTGCTGCGCTACGGCGAGAACCCGCACCAGCAGGCGGCCCTCTACACCGACGGCACCGGCGGCCTCGCGGGCGCCGAGCAGCTGCACGGCAAGGAGATGTCCTACAACAACTACATGGACACCGACGCCGCCCGCCGCGCCGCCTACGACCACGCCGAGCCGGCCGTCGCGATCATCAAGCACGCCAACCCGTGCGGCATCGCCACCGGCGCGGACGTCGCCGAGGCGCACCGCAAGGCGCACGAGTGCGACCCGGTCTCCGCCTACGGCGGCGTGATCGCCGTCAACCGCCCGGTCACCGTCGAGCTGGCCGAGCAGATCGCCCCGATCTTCACCGAGGTCGTCGTCGCCCCCGGCTACGAGGACGGCGCGCTGGAGGTCCTCACCAAGAAGAAGAACCTGCGCGTGCTGCGCGCCCCCGAGGCGCCCGCCGACGGCCTGGAGGTCCGCCGGATCTCCGGCGGCGTGCTGCTCCAGCAGGTCGACAAGGTGGACGCGGCCGGCGACGACCCGTCCACCTGGACGCTGGCCACCGGCGAGGCGCTCGGCGAGGCCGAGCTCGCCGAGCTCGCCTTCGCCTGGCGGGCCTGCCGGGCCGTCAAGTCCAACGCCATCCTGCTCGCCAAGGACGGCGCCTCGGTCGGCGTCGGCATGGGCCAGGTCAACCGCGTCGACTCCTGCAAGCTCGCGGTCGAGCGGGCCGGCGAGCGCGCCAAGGGCGCCTACGCGGCGTCCGACGCGTTCTTCCCGTTCGCGGACGGCCTGGAGATCCTGGTCGCCGGCGGCGTCAAGGCCGTGGTGCAGCCCGGCGGTTCGATCCGCGACGAGGAGGTCGTGGCGGCCGCCGCGGCGGCGGGCGTGACGATGTACCTCACCGGTACCCGGCACTTCTTCCACTGA
- the purN gene encoding phosphoribosylglycinamide formyltransferase, translating into MAAASAQVFPPRTPGPARLVVLVSGSGTNLQALIDAVADPAYGARIVAVGADRADIAGLERAEAAGIPTFVHRIADHADRAAWDVALTASVAAHEPDLVVTAGFMKILGPEFLGAFAGRTVNTHPALLPAFPGAHGVPDALAYGVKVTGCTVHLVDAGVDTGPIIAQGVVEVLDADHADGGEALHERIKTVERTLLVEVVGRMAREGHRIEDRKVWIPA; encoded by the coding sequence GTGGCCGCCGCTTCCGCCCAAGTCTTCCCGCCGCGTACGCCCGGACCGGCCCGCCTGGTGGTGCTGGTCTCCGGCTCCGGCACCAACCTGCAGGCGCTGATCGACGCCGTGGCGGACCCGGCGTACGGCGCGCGGATCGTTGCGGTGGGCGCCGACCGCGCCGACATCGCGGGCCTCGAGCGGGCCGAGGCCGCCGGCATCCCGACCTTCGTCCACCGGATCGCCGACCACGCCGACCGGGCCGCCTGGGACGTCGCGCTGACCGCCTCCGTCGCCGCCCACGAGCCGGACCTCGTGGTGACGGCGGGCTTCATGAAGATCCTCGGCCCGGAGTTCCTCGGCGCCTTCGCCGGCCGGACCGTCAACACCCACCCCGCGCTGCTGCCCGCCTTCCCCGGCGCGCACGGCGTGCCGGACGCCCTCGCCTACGGGGTGAAGGTCACCGGCTGCACCGTCCACCTGGTCGACGCCGGCGTGGACACCGGGCCGATCATCGCGCAGGGCGTCGTGGAGGTCCTCGACGCCGACCACGCCGATGGCGGCGAAGCGCTGCACGAGCGCATCAAGACTGTCGAGCGCACGCTGCTCGTCGAGGTCGTGGGCCGCATGGCCCGCGAAGGCCACCGCATCGAAGACCGAAAGGTATGGATCCCGGCATGA
- a CDS encoding cell division protein PerM, with protein sequence MTQLMGRPILGLPDDVGSRSVLTDVLGGVRTALLAFAVIAVPVLGLWVLTPYGDVTARGALRLACALWLLGHAAPLVRGEAGEPFTLTPLLLTAVTLVLLRRAGARAAGHGAPEAGCGAPSWRPLPGLCVGYLAVGAFAVAECAGPEAVLRARVLPDLIAVAAVAGLGIGWGHCSVRGMPRLPLPAALTDRFPGLGRPSARGDGAFALPGGGRWSGSAGVGRAVRAAVSAGLLGLVASGGLLLVAAIVVGDAGTSAAALADGAAGLLGLLLACTLLLPNAVLWAAGYALGPGFALGTDALASPLGGRLGLLPDFPLFALVPAVGPEAGGPSWRLGVGLLPLLAAAAQALLLGRAAARVRRGGAPVDRQDPAAADPWRAGTAMAAAVATAFLTGAAAAAAAWLAGGSLAAGRMAGLGPVPWQAGVAAAAWSAAVGLPGVLLVRWWLLRGAPAPTWKAAGRRRWYLPAPPHPERVHPEMAYPEVAHPGTATPAPAEQAGPARLRWARTAAGLLCRSAARARRALHAVVGRLAAVLPARPSAGRGQQA encoded by the coding sequence ATGACGCAGCTGATGGGCCGTCCGATCCTGGGCCTGCCGGACGATGTGGGCAGCCGGTCGGTCCTCACCGACGTGCTCGGAGGCGTCCGTACGGCGCTGCTCGCGTTCGCGGTGATCGCCGTGCCCGTCCTCGGCCTCTGGGTGCTCACGCCGTACGGCGACGTCACCGCGCGGGGAGCGCTGCGACTGGCGTGTGCGCTCTGGCTGCTCGGCCATGCCGCTCCGCTCGTCCGCGGGGAGGCCGGGGAGCCGTTCACCCTCACCCCGCTGCTGCTGACCGCGGTGACGCTCGTGCTGCTCCGCCGGGCCGGCGCCCGGGCGGCCGGCCACGGTGCGCCGGAGGCCGGGTGCGGTGCCCCGTCCTGGCGCCCGCTGCCGGGGCTGTGCGTCGGCTATCTGGCGGTCGGCGCCTTCGCCGTGGCCGAGTGCGCCGGGCCGGAGGCCGTTCTGCGGGCCCGGGTGCTGCCGGACCTGATCGCGGTCGCCGCGGTCGCCGGGCTCGGCATCGGCTGGGGCCACTGCTCCGTCCGGGGCATGCCCCGGCTGCCGCTCCCGGCCGCCCTGACCGACCGCTTCCCCGGCCTCGGCCGCCCTTCCGCCCGCGGCGACGGGGCCTTCGCCCTCCCCGGCGGGGGGCGGTGGTCCGGTTCCGCCGGTGTGGGCCGCGCCGTCCGCGCGGCGGTCTCGGCCGGCCTGCTCGGCCTGGTCGCGAGCGGCGGCCTGCTGCTGGTCGCCGCGATCGTGGTGGGGGACGCGGGCACCTCGGCCGCCGCCCTCGCCGACGGCGCGGCCGGGCTGCTCGGCCTGCTCCTCGCCTGCACGCTGCTGCTGCCGAACGCCGTGCTGTGGGCGGCCGGCTATGCCCTCGGCCCGGGCTTCGCGCTCGGTACGGACGCGCTGGCGTCGCCGCTGGGCGGCCGGCTCGGCCTGCTGCCGGACTTCCCGCTGTTCGCCCTCGTCCCGGCGGTCGGTCCGGAGGCCGGCGGCCCGTCCTGGCGGCTGGGGGTCGGCCTGCTGCCGCTGCTCGCCGCGGCCGCCCAGGCCCTGCTGCTCGGCCGGGCCGCCGCGCGAGTGCGGCGCGGCGGTGCTCCGGTCGACCGCCAGGACCCGGCGGCGGCGGACCCCTGGCGTGCGGGGACCGCCATGGCGGCGGCCGTCGCCACCGCCTTCCTGACCGGCGCCGCGGCGGCCGCGGCTGCCTGGCTCGCCGGGGGATCGCTGGCCGCCGGACGGATGGCCGGCCTCGGGCCCGTCCCCTGGCAGGCCGGGGTGGCGGCGGCGGCCTGGTCGGCCGCCGTCGGCCTGCCCGGGGTCCTGTTGGTCCGCTGGTGGCTGCTGCGCGGCGCGCCCGCGCCCACCTGGAAGGCGGCCGGCCGCCGGCGGTGGTACCTCCCCGCCCCGCCGCACCCGGAGAGGGTGCACCCGGAGATGGCGTACCCCGAGGTTGCGCACCCCGGGACGGCGACCCCCGCCCCGGCCGAGCAGGCCGGGCCCGCCCGCCTGCGGTGGGCCCGGACGGCGGCCGGGCTGCTGTGCCGGTCCGCCGCCCGCGCCCGGCGGGCCCTGCACGCGGTGGTCGGGCGCCTCGCCGCCGTGCTGCCCGCGCGCCCGTCGGCCGGCCGCGGGCAGCAGGCCTGA